GATGAAATACAGTAACGCAGCCCTTCCTTTGTTAATCCCATTGCTTGATCACAGTTCATGGAAGGTCAGGGGGCAGGCAGCGGATGTTATAGGTGAGATTGCCGAGGTATCAACAGCCAAACACCTCCTGCCGATGCTGGGGGACACAGAGCCGGATGTACGTATAAAGGCGGTCAAGGCGCTTGGAAACATTAAACATGAAGATGCATTCCAGCCATTGTCGGTAATGATAAAAGATGCGTCATGGATTGTGCGGCTGCAGGTTGCAAAGACCTTCGGCTGTCTCGGAGGCAGCAAGGCTGTACCGCCTTTGGTAGAACTGTTGTCTGATGTTCACTGGCAGGTCAGGGAGGCTGCCATACAGGCAATCACTTCTCTTGGGAAAATGGCGAGCCCGGCCCTTCTAAGGGTCCTTTTGCTGATGAGAGACAGATACGCAAGGGAACAGGTAATTGCAGAACTCCAGAGCACAGAGATACTAAATGCCCAGTTTGACCTGCTCTGTTCTGATGATCCAGGGGAACGTGAAACAGCGTCTTTACTGTTGGTTGCAGCAGGAAACAGCGGGGCATGGGATATTGTCGTGAATGCCTTACGAGAGCACAAAAATCCCTGTGTAAGGAAGAGATTAATACACATAATCAATCTGATTGCAGACAGCGACGCTGAAACTGTACTAAGAGAGGTATCAGAGAGTGATGATGATATTGCTGTAAGGGATACAGCACGTTTAGCGTTAGAGAAGACTCTATACAGATAACAATATTGATTAGGGGGATCACATTTCAACACTGATATCCATAATTATATGGTTTAACCATTTTATCCTCGCATATTACGCTACTGTGAATTTATTGTACACAGTGCTGATGGTTATTGCCGTGTCAGTTACTATCAGACATATCTACAGGATCGAATACGGCGGGTACAGCGATATCTCAGAGTCATCTCTTACCCCTCCTGTATCAGTACTTGTGCCGGCATTTAATGAAGGGCCGAACATAGTGGAAAATGTCAAGGCCCTCCTTGCCCTCAATTATCCCTTGTTTGAGGTCATTGTAATCAATGATGGTTCCAGCGATGATACGCTGGATAATCTCATAAGCGGCTTTTCATTGAGGCGGGTCACTCATATATACAGGCATGTTATAAAGACCCATTCAATCAGGGATTATTATGTGAGTTCGACACATCCAAATCTGACTGTTATAAATAAGGCAAACAGCGGCAAGTCAGACTCACTTAATGTGGGAATCAATGTCGCCAGGTATCCGTATTTTTGTTGTATAGACGCTGATACATTGATAGAAAGGGATGCGTTCCTGCGTCTGGTCAGGCCGATTATTGAGAGTAAAGAGCTTGTTGTAGCATGCGGGGGTATTTTAAGGATCGCAAACGGATGTACTGTACGAAACGGCGTGGTAACGAAGATCGCCCTTCCCGGGGATCTGTTATCAAGGCTTCAGATTGTGGAGTATTTGAGGTCATTCCTGTTTGGCAGGGCAGGGTGGAGTGCGATAAACAGTCTCCTGCTTATATCAGGCGCCTTTTCACTCTTTCACAAAAAAAGTGTTCAACAGGTAGGGGGGTTCAGTAATAAAACAGTATCAGAGGATATGGAGATGGTCGTCAGACTGCACAGGTTTATGAGGACATGCAAGAAGCCATACAGGGTGGTCTTTATATCAGACCCCGTTGGATGGACAGAGGTCCCGTCCAGCCTTGCAATGCTCAAAAAACAGAGGATAAGGTGGCACAGGGGGCTTGCACAATCCCTCTTTATGAATATCTCCATGCTTTTTAATCCGAAATACGGCCGGATAGGCCTGCTGGCCATGCCTTATCAGGTACT
This DNA window, taken from Nitrospirota bacterium, encodes the following:
- a CDS encoding HEAT repeat domain-containing protein yields the protein MFIINLDKIIIISIASVTVLIICLFMAVNIRRFINHRYYKRRDIAREKYENMLLPLLHNRIHIDFETCYVRKKSVEWKAIEDVLFHALSEGHVSSEDISGIFDRLGYIDTYIEDIVSGSRYHRAMAAEKLGRIRAPKATEYLIRAMHDPARDVRTVAARSLGNVRDVVAVKPLIDKFVSAAQDPHSIPLRVVKASVMKYSNAALPLLIPLLDHSSWKVRGQAADVIGEIAEVSTAKHLLPMLGDTEPDVRIKAVKALGNIKHEDAFQPLSVMIKDASWIVRLQVAKTFGCLGGSKAVPPLVELLSDVHWQVREAAIQAITSLGKMASPALLRVLLLMRDRYAREQVIAELQSTEILNAQFDLLCSDDPGERETASLLLVAAGNSGAWDIVVNALREHKNPCVRKRLIHIINLIADSDAETVLREVSESDDDIAVRDTARLALEKTLYR
- a CDS encoding glycosyltransferase family 2 protein; translated protein: MNLLYTVLMVIAVSVTIRHIYRIEYGGYSDISESSLTPPVSVLVPAFNEGPNIVENVKALLALNYPLFEVIVINDGSSDDTLDNLISGFSLRRVTHIYRHVIKTHSIRDYYVSSTHPNLTVINKANSGKSDSLNVGINVARYPYFCCIDADTLIERDAFLRLVRPIIESKELVVACGGILRIANGCTVRNGVVTKIALPGDLLSRLQIVEYLRSFLFGRAGWSAINSLLLISGAFSLFHKKSVQQVGGFSNKTVSEDMEMVVRLHRFMRTCKKPYRVVFISDPVGWTEVPSSLAMLKKQRIRWHRGLAQSLFMNISMLFNPKYGRIGLLAMPYQVLIELISPAVEIIGYVVVILSYVTGIISWRYFMLFLLLSIVYSIFLSAGAVLLEEITYKRYPKWGDMLRLISLSFIENIGYRQINSWWRARALIIAIIRQRKWEVVKKKGFQYSR